From Cygnus atratus isolate AKBS03 ecotype Queensland, Australia chromosome 1, CAtr_DNAZoo_HiC_assembly, whole genome shotgun sequence, the proteins below share one genomic window:
- the FEZF1 gene encoding fez family zinc finger protein 1 — MDNSGHHTATKILATPPARESLSARSTMISTPKPLAFSIERIMARTPEPRSIPVPQLLHGSAAKGDPKHPLHLNSSIPCMIPFVPVAYDPLPKAAVAGADPRKAHLDSSSSPSFSCGDLLNCALSLKGDFPRDALPLQQYKLPKAYLAERNKLVLPAADKFPAGAAFKDLSQAQLQHYMKESAQILSEKIAYKTSDFSRGSPSSKPKVFTCEVCGKVFNAHYNLTRHMPVHTGARPFVCKVCGKGFRQASTLCRHKIIHTQEKPHKCNQCGKAFNRSSTLNTHTRIHAGYKPFVCEFCGKGFHQKGNYKNHKLTHSGEKQFKCNICNKAFHQVYNLTFHMHTHNDKKPFTCPTCGKGFCRNFDLKKHVRKLHDSALGLPRPPAELGGPDPPPPPGCSVDSAKPSPESGACPPEAGGGGWVCAPLGVGSERGTENGCPPGRASAWRVWGPEDSGG, encoded by the exons ATGGACAATAGTGGCCACCACACGGCGACCAAAATCCTAGCGACTCCTCCGGCCAGAGAAAGCCTGTCTGCGAGGAGCACCATGATCAGCACGCCCAAGCCCCTCGCCTTCTCCATTGAGCGCATCATGGCGCGGACGCCCGAGCCCCGCTCCATCCCCGTCCCGCAGCTCCTCCACGGCTCCGCGGCCAAAGGCGACCCCAAGCACCCGCTGCACCTCAACTCCTCCATCCCCTGCATGATCCCCTTTGTCCCGGTGGCGTACGACCCCCTGCCCAAGGCGGCCGTGGCCGGAGCGGACCCCAGGAAGGCTCACTTAGACTCCTCTTCCTCGCCCTCCTTTAGCTGCGGCGATCTCTTGAACTGTGCCCTGAGCTTGAAAGGAGATTTCCCCCGCGACGCCCTGCCCTTGCAGCAGTACAAACTG CCCAAGGCGTACCTGGCGGAGCGGAACAAGCTGGTGCTGCCGGCCGCCGACAAGTTCCCGGCGGGGGCAGCCTTCAAGGACCTGTCGCAGGCTCAGCTGCAGCATTACATGAAGGAGAGCGCTCAGATCCTCTCGGAGAAAATCGCCTACAAGACCTCGGACTTTAGCCGCGGCTCCCCGAGCAGCAAGCCCAAAGTTTTCACCTGCGAAGTTTGTGGAAAG GTATTTAACGCACATTATAACTTAACTCGCCACATGCCGGTGCACACGGGAGCCAGACCCTTTGTTTGCAAAGTTTGCGGGAAGGGCTTCAGGCAGGCGAGCACGCTGTGCCGGCACAAGATCATCCACACCCAG GAAAAACCCCACAAGTGTAACCAGTGCGGCAAAGCCTTCAACCGCAGCTCGACCCTGAACACCCACACGCGGATACACGCCGGCTACAAACCTTTTGTCTGTGAATTTTGTGGCAAAGGATTTCACCAGAAAG GCAATTACAAAAACCACAAGCTGACCCACAGCGGCGAGAAGCAGTTCAAGTGCAATATCTGCAACAAGGCTTTCCACCAGGTGTACAACCTCACCTTCCACATGCACACCCACAACGACAAGAAACCCTTCACGTGTCCCACCTGCGGCAAAGGCTTCTGCAGGAACTTTGACCTCAAGAAGCACGTCCGAAAGCTGCACGACAGCGCCCTGGGactgccccggccccccgccgaGCTGGGGGGCCCCGacccgccgccccctcccgg CTGCTCAGTGGACTCTGCCAAGCCGAGCCCTGAAAGCGGAGCCTGCCCGCCAGAGGCAGGAGGGGGTGGCTGGGTTTGCGCTCCCCTGGGGGTGGGGAGCGAGAGGGGCACGGAAAATGGATGCCCCCCAGGACGAGCGTCAGCATGGAGGGTTTGGGGGCCCGAGGACAGCGGAGGGTGA